ACGATCGGACCTTCCACTACGCGATCGAGTTCGGGGGCTTGAGCGAAGAGGATCGGGACGCGCTGCTGCGCTTCATCATCGCCGAGCAGCGCCGGACGATCAACGTGACGCGCGGCGAGGAGTCCAAGCCGGGGGTCCAGACGCGCCTGCACGAGCAACGAACGCAGCGGCGGGTCGACGTGAACGTCCCGGTGCGGGTCGCGATCGCGAATTCCCCGGTGAGCTTCGATGCCACCGCGATGGATCTGGGCACCGGCGGTACGCGTCTGCTCGTCGAGAAGGTGCTGCGCCAGGAGTGGGAGCTGATGCTGAGCTTCACCCTTCCCAGCGACGTGCTGCGGTCGAAAGACGCGAAGCCGTTCAAGGAGATGCGGATCATGGCGCGCGCGCTTCCCGGCATCAAACAATACCGCGGACGCTACATTCAAAGTCTGGAGTGGGTCGACCCCGACCCGAAGGTTACCGAAGAGCTTCATCGCTTCGTGCAGGCGGCCGCGCTTGCGCTGGGCCGCGGGTCATAAGCGCGATCGTTTCAAAGGGCCACGGATACGCCCAGTTCGCGCGGCGGTAGAGCTCGCGGTTCTTGCGGCGCCCGCCGATGTCGACCTCGGCGCGCATCAGGGCGGGCATGAGCGTCAGCGGCATCACCGCATCGAGATCGAGCTGCCAGAACCCGAGCAGTTCGAGCTGCTCGAGTGACACCCAGCGCGGAAGCACGTCGAGGCCGCGCACCTCACGCAGGTCTTCGAGCGAGAGCACGTCGAGCGGCCGGCCGTCGAGAGCGTGCAAATCGATCGTCGCATCGATACGCGCCAGACGCAACGCGCGCAGCGGCAACGCCGCGAGCGCCTCG
The nucleotide sequence above comes from Candidatus Baltobacteraceae bacterium. Encoded proteins:
- a CDS encoding PilZ domain-containing protein; translated protein: MASSTNRRLFYRQPMYLRINLRVSGLRAPVPATLVDLSGGGSMVTARTMLQPHIAVEFDLPRDGAPLLRLAGKIRKVTYWPNDRTFHYAIEFGGLSEEDRDALLRFIIAEQRRTINVTRGEESKPGVQTRLHEQRTQRRVDVNVPVRVAIANSPVSFDATAMDLGTGGTRLLVEKVLRQEWELMLSFTLPSDVLRSKDAKPFKEMRIMARALPGIKQYRGRYIQSLEWVDPDPKVTEELHRFVQAAALALGRGS